From the genome of Pseudomonas yamanorum, one region includes:
- a CDS encoding LysE family translocator produces MPELSSLLAYGLISLGMVLTPGPNMIYLISRSICQGRMAGLISLGGVALGFVVYMFCAALGITALVMAVPYAYDALRLGGALYLVYLAWQAVKPGGRSPFQVRDLPKDSPRKLFMMGFVTNLLNPKVAVMYLSLLPQFIDPDGHASVLSQSLVLGFTQIMISVSVNALIALMAGSIAGFFIRKPVWQAVQRWLMGSVLMGLAVRMAVEGRR; encoded by the coding sequence ATGCCCGAACTCTCCAGCCTGCTTGCCTACGGCCTGATCTCTCTCGGCATGGTGCTGACGCCCGGCCCGAACATGATTTACCTCATTTCGCGGTCGATCTGCCAGGGCCGAATGGCCGGGCTGATTTCCCTGGGCGGCGTTGCATTGGGGTTTGTCGTTTATATGTTCTGCGCGGCATTGGGCATCACGGCATTGGTGATGGCGGTTCCCTATGCTTACGACGCGCTGCGACTCGGCGGGGCGTTGTATCTGGTGTACCTGGCTTGGCAAGCGGTCAAACCGGGTGGCCGATCGCCGTTCCAGGTGCGGGACTTGCCCAAGGACAGCCCGCGCAAGCTGTTCATGATGGGCTTCGTCACCAACCTGTTGAATCCCAAAGTGGCGGTGATGTATCTGTCGTTATTGCCCCAATTCATCGACCCTGACGGGCATGCCAGTGTGCTGTCGCAGTCCTTGGTGCTCGGCTTTACGCAGATCATGATCAGTGTGAGCGTCAACGCGTTGATTGCCCTCATGGCGGGCTCGATCGCAGGTTTTTTCATCCGCAAGCCCGTCTGGCAAGCCGTGCAGCGTTGGTTGATGGGCTCGGTGCTGATGGGCCTGGCTGTGCGCATGGCGGTAGAAGGGCGGCGGTAA
- a CDS encoding PH domain-containing protein codes for MIDFNNKGFFKLKQNDEYAERVSSLLLDDEQVIDSYKAMRDGVVFTTKRIIAVNVQGITGSKKDFTSLPYKNIVAYSVETSGTFDLDSELEIYFSAVGKVKFEFTGKTSIVEISRVISRHVL; via the coding sequence ATGATCGACTTCAACAACAAAGGCTTCTTCAAACTCAAACAAAACGACGAATACGCCGAACGCGTTTCGTCCCTGCTGCTGGATGATGAACAGGTGATCGACTCCTACAAGGCCATGCGCGATGGGGTGGTGTTCACCACCAAGCGCATCATCGCGGTGAACGTGCAAGGCATTACCGGCAGCAAGAAGGACTTCACTTCACTGCCGTACAAAAATATCGTCGCGTATTCAGTGGAAACGTCCGGGACGTTTGATCTGGACTCGGAGCTGGAGATTTACTTTTCGGCGGTGGGGAAAGTGAAGTTTGAGTTTACGGGGAAGACGTCGATTGTTGAGATCTCGAGGGTGATTTCCAGGCATGTGCTTTGA
- a CDS encoding DUF6966 domain-containing protein: protein MGPKTAELIDVLEELAILLESDGDNHWSRWMRKAKTLLQASDYSGITYLRSAYGGMGSFNDLILGQSSVDGVFSWKPGYKELNDRLEELRNKASQLGAEIQRDQGE from the coding sequence ATGGGTCCGAAAACCGCAGAGCTAATTGATGTTCTTGAGGAACTTGCCATCCTGCTGGAAAGCGACGGGGACAACCACTGGAGCCGATGGATGCGTAAGGCCAAAACCTTGTTGCAGGCATCCGATTACTCCGGAATCACCTATCTACGCTCCGCATACGGTGGGATGGGCTCGTTCAATGACCTCATTCTTGGCCAAAGCAGCGTAGACGGCGTCTTTTCCTGGAAGCCAGGATACAAAGAGTTGAACGACCGGTTGGAGGAGTTACGTAATAAAGCCTCGCAGTTGGGCGCGGAGATACAGCGCGATCAGGGAGAGTAA
- a CDS encoding colicin E3/pyocin S6 family cytotoxin, with amino-acid sequence MTERAYPITEEEQLKRRILTPQPKQIPYSPFIDLYEAPPAPTPEPTKIPGHVFAKSCHLPDGIISYNNPTGYVPLELIKDYGHFTLLGGREVDSHGGVSLRKISGSALPMGLGQLVLRTAALESAAAAVGTAAGGLLAGLVALAWPSELGDSALYSEEQLRHLQKARSRMRLHIEQQADGTLKGYGFYTGNNADWQMIDVVQFQSRDSQFVADLGEGVELIWTPAIDPGDTLGIPALEAAPQAPMMWIYPPTEAAKQILVSPIYPPEYRDFILVFPVESEIRPLYVVVSVKAGDHKYHSAPGTDEITGFLNLSKAKPKTPKQGGAGLRERWIDDKGRIIYEWDSQHGELEAYRASDGSHLGAFNHITGERLKKPKKKRNIKKFL; translated from the coding sequence ATGACAGAGCGCGCGTATCCAATTACCGAAGAAGAGCAGCTGAAACGGCGAATTCTGACGCCGCAGCCTAAGCAGATTCCGTATTCACCGTTCATTGATTTGTATGAGGCGCCTCCCGCGCCCACGCCTGAACCCACGAAGATTCCAGGCCATGTGTTCGCCAAGTCGTGCCATCTGCCCGACGGGATCATCAGCTACAACAACCCCACCGGTTATGTGCCGCTTGAGCTGATCAAGGACTACGGCCACTTCACGCTGTTAGGCGGACGGGAGGTGGATAGCCACGGCGGTGTATCCCTCCGAAAAATCAGCGGTAGCGCCCTGCCCATGGGGCTTGGCCAGCTTGTACTGCGCACAGCGGCATTGGAGTCAGCGGCTGCGGCGGTCGGTACCGCCGCTGGGGGTTTGCTTGCAGGGCTGGTGGCGCTGGCATGGCCGTCGGAGCTTGGCGACAGTGCGCTTTATAGCGAAGAGCAGCTTCGTCACCTGCAAAAAGCTCGCTCGCGGATGCGTTTGCACATCGAGCAACAAGCCGACGGGACGCTCAAGGGGTATGGGTTTTACACCGGTAACAATGCCGACTGGCAGATGATCGATGTGGTGCAGTTTCAGAGTCGTGACAGTCAGTTCGTGGCGGATCTCGGCGAGGGTGTAGAGCTGATTTGGACGCCAGCCATTGATCCTGGCGACACCCTTGGTATTCCGGCATTGGAGGCTGCACCGCAAGCACCAATGATGTGGATTTATCCGCCGACTGAGGCGGCCAAGCAGATTTTGGTGAGTCCGATTTATCCGCCGGAGTATCGGGATTTTATTCTGGTGTTCCCGGTGGAGTCGGAGATTCGGCCACTCTATGTGGTAGTCAGCGTTAAGGCGGGCGATCACAAATACCATTCCGCTCCCGGCACAGACGAAATCACCGGTTTCCTAAACCTGAGCAAAGCAAAACCCAAGACCCCAAAGCAAGGTGGGGCGGGGCTTAGAGAGCGCTGGATTGATGACAAAGGACGGATAATTTACGAGTGGGACTCGCAGCACGGCGAACTAGAGGCGTATAGAGCAAGCGATGGGAGTCACTTGGGGGCGTTCAACCACATAACTGGTGAACGGCTGAAAAAGCCTAAGAAAAAACGAAATATCAAAAAATTTTTGTGA
- a CDS encoding colicin E3-like toxin immunity protein has product MGLKLRLEWFDKSTELGLGIERSADLGEDYTVVDSLGLSVEDDINNGMFQLREEWLLTIQPLFSHKIISSESDYFLALDYRKSC; this is encoded by the coding sequence ATGGGACTGAAATTAAGACTGGAATGGTTCGATAAGTCGACAGAGCTTGGTTTAGGAATAGAGCGCTCCGCAGACTTGGGCGAGGACTATACCGTTGTCGACTCGCTCGGACTGTCCGTTGAAGACGACATTAACAACGGAATGTTCCAGCTGCGTGAAGAATGGCTATTAACTATACAGCCGCTCTTCAGCCACAAAATTATTTCGTCGGAAAGTGACTACTTTCTCGCACTCGATTATAGAAAGTCCTGCTGA
- a CDS encoding DUF3916 domain-containing protein, which produces MRRLALSDKKLRNIPRRLRAISRWADSFEGWFLEDFPISRGFENFKIPVIETLVEGKQTTPAIQAHYAQQLINAAAHLIQARPDHTPECWVVAAILVPDMFSSEVCVYIDKSRYLGATLPFDYDYFRQTRITGRSLANEWGLILPPGLHEVGFHFIHEDAEGEQFESEHWYFGEVSSSDEDPGGDRWKYKTFKAFQAEHPHLFSTTK; this is translated from the coding sequence ATGCGTCGTCTTGCACTTTCAGACAAAAAACTCCGCAACATCCCCAGGCGCCTGCGCGCAATCAGCCGATGGGCAGACAGTTTCGAAGGCTGGTTTTTAGAAGACTTCCCGATTAGTCGAGGATTTGAAAACTTCAAAATCCCCGTCATTGAAACCCTGGTCGAAGGCAAGCAAACCACCCCGGCGATCCAGGCACACTATGCCCAACAATTGATCAACGCCGCCGCTCACCTGATTCAGGCCCGACCCGATCACACCCCCGAATGCTGGGTCGTAGCAGCCATTCTGGTGCCCGACATGTTCTCCAGCGAAGTCTGCGTCTACATCGACAAAAGCCGCTATCTCGGCGCCACCCTGCCCTTCGACTACGACTACTTTCGCCAAACCCGTATAACGGGCAGAAGCCTTGCGAATGAATGGGGCTTGATCCTCCCACCTGGGCTCCACGAGGTGGGTTTTCACTTCATCCACGAAGATGCGGAAGGAGAACAGTTCGAGTCAGAGCATTGGTATTTCGGCGAGGTCAGTTCATCGGATGAAGATCCGGGCGGCGATCGCTGGAAGTACAAGACTTTCAAAGCATTCCAGGCAGAGCATCCGCATTTATTCAGCACGACAAAATAG
- a CDS encoding sensor histidine kinase has translation MNSVRARILIPVLVLILLGDGLISWLVLRDSHHEIEEVYDAQLAQSARLLQGVLRQRDPGDADWERLYQAFDQAMSRVGEDGAAHPYETRLTFQVWRTDGQLLVRSTDAPILNAPPTTLGPHDLMENGNDWCAFMLADMQQGLLIWVGERDDIRQDVIQRIIRHTLWPILIGVPLLAVLIWLTIGWGLKPLRAMAQAIRGRDSETLRPLQLQPLPADLEPMQTALNRLLVQVDELLERERRFIADAAHELRTPLAILRIHAQNAQSAGTEEERREALDFLVNGVDRATRIGSQLLTMARIEPQLNNTVRLRISLTELVREELAELTPLAMEKGVELVLEGDEECWIETDPVALAIALQNLVTNALNFSPAGSEVRVVVRGSDSGVVQLCVEDAGPGIDEGEIERLFERFYSRGNANGAGLGLAIVQMIVGKIGGRLELYNREVGGLCARLSFTEGAV, from the coding sequence ATGAACTCGGTCCGCGCGCGCATCCTCATCCCGGTGCTGGTGCTGATCCTGCTGGGTGATGGCCTGATCAGCTGGCTCGTCCTGCGGGACAGCCACCACGAAATCGAAGAAGTCTACGACGCCCAACTCGCCCAGAGTGCCCGCTTGCTGCAAGGCGTACTGCGCCAGCGCGACCCCGGCGATGCCGACTGGGAACGCCTCTACCAGGCCTTCGATCAAGCCATGAGCCGCGTCGGCGAAGACGGCGCGGCGCACCCCTACGAAACCCGCCTGACCTTCCAGGTATGGCGCACCGACGGCCAACTGCTGGTGCGCTCCACCGACGCCCCGATCCTTAACGCACCGCCCACCACCCTCGGGCCGCACGACCTGATGGAAAACGGCAACGACTGGTGCGCGTTCATGCTCGCCGACATGCAACAAGGCCTGCTGATCTGGGTGGGCGAACGCGATGACATTCGCCAGGACGTGATCCAGCGCATTATTCGCCACACCCTCTGGCCGATCCTAATTGGCGTACCGCTGCTGGCGGTGTTGATCTGGCTGACCATCGGCTGGGGCCTCAAACCCCTGCGCGCCATGGCCCAGGCAATTCGCGGGCGGGATAGCGAGACATTGCGACCGCTGCAACTTCAACCCTTGCCGGCGGACCTGGAACCCATGCAAACCGCGCTGAACCGCCTGCTGGTGCAGGTGGACGAGCTGCTGGAGCGCGAGCGACGGTTTATTGCGGATGCGGCCCATGAGTTGCGCACGCCGTTGGCGATATTGCGCATTCATGCGCAGAACGCCCAGAGCGCGGGTACCGAGGAGGAGCGGCGAGAGGCGTTGGACTTTCTGGTCAATGGCGTGGACCGGGCGACGCGCATTGGCAGCCAACTGCTGACCATGGCGCGGATTGAGCCACAGCTGAACAACACCGTTCGCCTGCGTATTTCGTTGACGGAGTTGGTACGCGAAGAGCTTGCGGAACTGACGCCCCTGGCGATGGAGAAGGGCGTTGAACTGGTGCTGGAAGGGGATGAGGAATGTTGGATTGAAACGGACCCGGTGGCGTTGGCGATTGCGCTGCAGAATCTGGTGACCAATGCACTGAATTTCTCGCCGGCGGGGAGTGAGGTGCGGGTGGTGGTACGGGGTTCAGATTCGGGAGTGGTGCAGTTGTGTGTGGAGGATGCAGGGCCGGGGATTGATGAAGGGGAGATTGAGCGGTTGTTTGAGCGGTTTTATAGTCGCGGGAATGCGAATGGGGCGGGGTTGGGGTTGGCGATTGTGCAGATGATCGTGGGGAAGATTGGAGGGCGGTTGGAGTTGTATAACCGGGAGGTGGGTGGGTTGTGTGCGCGGTTGAGTTTTACCGAGGGAGCGGTTTGA
- a CDS encoding response regulator, which yields MRLLLVEDDRALGQGIRVALGAEGYTLDWLQDGVSALHALRTESFDLLLLDLGLPRLDGLTLLQTLRAEQYDLPVLILTARDGTAERIAGLDAGADDYLVKPFDVEEFKARVRALLRRSQGRAQPLLEHAGVSLDPATQQVSYQGEDVVVTPMEYQLLHQLMVRPGKVVTRERLSRALYGWQDRVESNTLEVLIHNLRKKLSTELIRTVRGVGYVVELKP from the coding sequence ATGCGCCTGCTCCTTGTCGAAGATGATCGTGCCCTTGGCCAAGGGATCCGCGTGGCCCTGGGCGCCGAAGGCTACACCCTGGACTGGCTGCAGGATGGCGTCAGCGCCTTGCACGCGCTGCGCACCGAAAGCTTCGACTTGCTGCTGCTCGACCTTGGCCTGCCACGCCTCGACGGCCTGACCCTCCTGCAAACCCTGCGCGCCGAGCAATACGACCTGCCGGTGCTGATCCTCACCGCCCGCGACGGCACCGCCGAACGCATTGCCGGCCTGGATGCCGGCGCTGACGACTACCTGGTCAAACCCTTCGACGTCGAAGAGTTCAAGGCCCGCGTCCGCGCCCTGTTGCGCCGCAGCCAGGGCCGGGCGCAGCCGTTGCTGGAACATGCGGGCGTCAGCCTGGACCCGGCGACCCAACAGGTCAGCTATCAAGGCGAGGACGTTGTGGTCACGCCGATGGAATACCAATTGCTCCATCAACTGATGGTGCGCCCCGGCAAAGTCGTCACCCGCGAGCGCCTGTCCCGCGCGCTGTACGGCTGGCAGGACCGCGTCGAAAGCAACACCCTCGAAGTCCTTATCCACAACCTGCGCAAAAAACTCTCCACCGAACTGATCCGCACCGTGCGCGGCGTTGGTTACGTGGTGGAACTCAAACCATGA
- a CDS encoding PepSY domain-containing protein codes for MRKILLLSLIIASPMAIAGPQCTTAERSQWQDQKVFQEQLKAQGYEISKFKVTDGNCYEIYGFDKDKRKVEIYHDPVTGKAVKTEIKG; via the coding sequence ATGCGTAAAATTCTCTTGCTGTCGCTGATTATCGCCAGCCCCATGGCCATCGCCGGCCCGCAATGCACCACTGCCGAGCGCTCGCAATGGCAGGACCAGAAGGTTTTTCAGGAGCAACTGAAAGCCCAGGGCTACGAGATCAGCAAATTCAAGGTCACCGATGGCAACTGCTACGAGATCTACGGCTTTGACAAGGACAAGCGCAAGGTCGAGATCTACCACGATCCAGTCACCGGCAAGGCCGTGAAGACTGAGATCAAGGGCTGA
- a CDS encoding cytochrome b/b6 domain-containing protein, with amino-acid sequence MPATSLRLWDPVVRVFHLSIAGVFVANYFFNEAGDDWHVWLGYYAMAWLLVRLVWGFFGPRSARWSDFWPTLERLKGHVRSLLNRRPQHRLGHSPIGALVMILMLLALLTLGVSGFLMQEVDALWGADWPLLLHETAANVLAGLVGVHVLAAVFESIQVRDNLPLSMLTGRRRRLPDDRAQ; translated from the coding sequence ATGCCAGCAACCTCCCTGCGCCTCTGGGACCCGGTGGTGAGGGTGTTTCACCTCTCCATCGCCGGCGTCTTTGTAGCCAATTACTTCTTCAACGAAGCAGGCGACGACTGGCATGTATGGCTGGGTTATTACGCCATGGCCTGGTTGCTGGTGCGGTTGGTGTGGGGATTTTTCGGACCGCGCAGCGCGCGCTGGTCGGACTTCTGGCCAACGCTGGAACGGCTCAAGGGCCACGTACGTTCACTGCTCAACCGCCGACCACAGCATCGCCTGGGCCATTCGCCCATTGGCGCGCTGGTGATGATCCTGATGTTGCTGGCGCTGCTGACCCTCGGTGTCAGTGGCTTTTTGATGCAGGAAGTCGACGCCCTGTGGGGCGCCGATTGGCCGCTACTGTTGCACGAAACCGCCGCCAATGTGCTGGCCGGCCTGGTGGGCGTGCATGTGCTGGCGGCGGTGTTTGAAAGTATCCAGGTGCGGGACAACCTGCCTTTATCCATGCTCACCGGCCGCAGGAGGCGCCTGCCGGATGACCGTGCGCAGTAA
- a CDS encoding sialidase family protein, with protein sequence MRPLLIICSLLVVFFAAWQSHPPHVLAPFAQGPKDSSPTAAAPQYSSRFVSSQLNDFVHSSSVTALPGGDLMAVWFAGSREGAADVQVRTARFDAKSAEWGPEQVLATRESTRDGTHRYIRKLGNPVIALAPDNRLWMFYVSVSVGGWATSAINVMVSDDLGTHWSAPRQLVTSPFFNISTLVRAAPVFHADGSIGLPVYHEFMGKFAEYLYLSPEGAVVDKFRISRGKNSLQPTIVPQDGQRAIAMLRYAGETHHKVLASRTEDAGQTWSAPYPLEPSNPNSSLAAVSTEGDGLLVALNDLQDGRFKLSLYGTDAKLNQWRTVVELDQSPDPLGQPFSPEAYKEIIGEGFRASSGALRLPLEQRFLSSLDYRVCKPRGCDFEYEYPYFSRSPDGMYHLVYSWNNTFIKHVSFNEAWLSERL encoded by the coding sequence ATGCGCCCGCTTTTAATAATCTGCAGTCTGCTGGTGGTATTTTTCGCCGCCTGGCAAAGCCATCCGCCCCACGTGTTGGCACCGTTTGCCCAAGGCCCCAAGGACAGCTCGCCAACCGCGGCCGCCCCGCAATACAGCAGCCGCTTTGTCTCTTCGCAGCTCAATGACTTTGTGCATTCCTCCTCGGTCACTGCGCTGCCCGGCGGCGACCTGATGGCCGTGTGGTTTGCCGGTTCCCGCGAAGGTGCCGCCGATGTGCAGGTGCGCACCGCGCGCTTTGACGCCAAAAGCGCCGAATGGGGCCCGGAGCAAGTACTCGCCACTCGGGAAAGCACCCGCGACGGCACTCACCGCTACATCCGCAAGCTGGGCAACCCGGTGATCGCCCTGGCGCCGGACAATCGCCTGTGGATGTTCTACGTCTCGGTGTCGGTAGGCGGCTGGGCCACCAGTGCGATCAACGTGATGGTCTCGGACGATCTCGGCACCCACTGGTCTGCACCTCGGCAATTGGTCACTTCACCGTTTTTCAACATCAGCACGCTGGTGCGCGCCGCGCCGGTATTCCACGCCGACGGTTCCATCGGCCTGCCGGTGTACCACGAGTTCATGGGCAAATTCGCCGAGTACCTGTACTTGAGCCCCGAGGGTGCGGTGGTCGACAAATTCCGGATCAGCCGAGGGAAGAATTCGCTGCAACCGACCATCGTGCCCCAGGACGGCCAGCGCGCCATCGCCATGCTGCGTTACGCCGGCGAGACCCATCACAAGGTCCTCGCCAGCCGCACCGAAGACGCGGGCCAAACCTGGAGCGCGCCCTACCCACTGGAGCCGTCCAACCCCAACTCCTCGTTGGCAGCCGTCAGCACTGAAGGCGACGGCTTGCTGGTGGCCCTCAACGACCTGCAGGACGGTCGCTTCAAGCTGAGCCTGTACGGCACTGATGCCAAGCTCAACCAGTGGCGCACCGTGGTGGAACTGGACCAATCCCCCGACCCCTTGGGCCAACCATTCTCCCCCGAAGCCTACAAGGAAATTATCGGTGAAGGCTTCCGCGCCTCCAGCGGTGCCCTGCGCCTGCCGCTGGAGCAACGTTTCCTCAGCAGCCTGGATTACCGGGTGTGCAAGCCCCGTGGCTGCGATTTCGAATACGAGTACCCGTACTTCAGCCGCAGCCCGGACGGCATGTACCACCTGGTGTACTCGTGGAATAAC